A single region of the Vicinamibacteria bacterium genome encodes:
- a CDS encoding lysophospholipase, translating to MPTAGHDDGWRQAADGLELYWQRWMPEAPRAMLLFVHGLGEHSGRYQNPIAYFVARRFACYALDCRAHGRSGGTPVHVDRFEEFLGDVGTIAGWMHEEHPGLPLFLVGHSQGGLIVVACALWHPQGLAGLIVSSPFLGLHPETRPRPLLHQTARLLSRVWPRLRLPNHLDPRKLSRDPTVVAAYAADPLVSHQVSVRWFTEVLRVQERVQAGAGHLGLPALVMVSGADRVVDSEATRRWAERAPPHLTEFLTWEGLYHEMFNEPEKERVFRKMEDWLEGRLLSECPPPDAGRHSG from the coding sequence ATGCCGACGGCCGGCCACGACGACGGCTGGCGCCAAGCCGCGGATGGCCTCGAGCTCTACTGGCAACGCTGGATGCCGGAGGCGCCGAGAGCGATGCTTCTCTTCGTCCACGGGCTGGGCGAGCACTCTGGACGATACCAGAACCCCATCGCGTATTTCGTTGCGCGGCGGTTCGCCTGCTACGCGCTGGACTGCCGCGCCCACGGCCGGAGCGGGGGCACCCCGGTCCACGTGGACCGCTTCGAGGAATTCCTCGGGGACGTGGGGACGATCGCGGGCTGGATGCACGAAGAACATCCCGGCCTCCCCCTCTTCCTGGTCGGGCACTCGCAGGGTGGACTGATCGTCGTGGCTTGCGCCCTTTGGCATCCCCAGGGCCTGGCCGGACTCATCGTTTCCTCTCCCTTCTTGGGGCTCCACCCGGAGACCCGCCCCCGCCCCCTCCTCCACCAAACGGCCCGACTCCTCTCCCGGGTCTGGCCACGCCTGCGGCTCCCCAACCACCTCGACCCCCGCAAGCTCTCGCGGGATCCCACGGTGGTGGCCGCTTACGCCGCCGATCCCCTGGTCAGCCATCAGGTCTCGGTCCGCTGGTTCACGGAAGTGCTCCGCGTCCAGGAGCGCGTGCAAGCGGGGGCCGGCCACCTCGGCCTCCCCGCGCTGGTCATGGTCTCGGGCGCTGACCGCGTGGTGGACTCCGAGGCCACGCGCCGGTGGGCCGAGCGGGCGCCCCCCCACCTGACGGAGTTCCTGACCTGGGAGGGTCTCTACCACGAGATGTTCAACGAACCGGAGAAGGAGCGCGTCTTCCGGAAGATGGAGGATTGGCTGGAGGGGAGGCTCCTCAGCGAATGCCCGCCACCTGACGCAGGACGTCATAGCGGTTGA